TAAGTCCATATTTAAAAACTAAGTATATAGGCCGAAATATAATTCATTTTCATAGTATAGATTCTACAAACAATAAAGGAAAAGAGCTTGCAAGTGATGGGGCAAAAGAAGGTACAGTAGTAATAAGTGAAATTCAAACAAAAGGAAAAGGGAGATTAGGACGTAATTGGATTTCACCAAAAGGAAATATATATATATCTATTATACTAAAACCTAAAATAGATCCCTTTCATTTATCTAAAACAACACTTATAGGAGCAGCGGCAGTAAATACAGCTTTAAAAGAAATGGGAATTGAAAGTAAAATAAAGTGGCCAAATGATATAATTTTAGAAAATAAAAAGTTATGTGGTATTCTAACAGAAATGAGTGCAGAACTTAACCTACTAAATTATATAGTAATGGGAATAGGTATAAATGTTAACATGGATAAGGAAGACTTTGAGGATGAGCTAAAAGATACTGCAACATCCCTAAAAGCATTGTACAAAAAAAACTTTAACAGAAAAGAATTACTAGGAAGAATCTTAAACAACTTTGAAAAATACTATGAAGAATTCATAAACACAAATTCTATAAAAGATTGTATTAAAATTTGTAGAGAAAACTCCATACTTTTAGGAAAAGAAGTAGAAATCATAGAAAGAGATAAGAAAAAGAGAGTAAAAGCCTTAGATATAAGCAATGAAGGTGCATTAATAGTAGAATATAAAAATGGGGAAATAGAAGAAATAATCTCTGGAGAAGTATCCATGAGGGGACTATACGGATACGTATAACGAATAAACTATCTTTAGCAGAGTGAAATATCATGCTGGAGATGGTTTATTTTTTTATTGAATTAAAAAATATTAATTAAGAGTGAAAAAAATGTAAATATATTGTTAATAAACGTGGATTTTTATGACAAAGTTTTCGGGACTTCTACATTATAACTTTTATATAATAGTACAGAAAATGTAGAAAGGAGATACAAACATGCTAAAAATGAAGAAAACCATAGCTAGCACACTTATAGTTACATTTCTAGCCACAATGCTTCCAGTAAAAGTTTTAGCCGTAGAGAACAGTTCTAGCAAATACGAAGAAAAGGAAGTAGTAGAAGAAGTAAAAGAATCTAAGATTGTAAAAGAAGAAGAAGAAAAAAGGGAGAAGAATATCAAGCACTTTTTAAAAGAAGATTCCACCTATGAGGCCGTTGTATATCCAGATGCTGTCCATTATAAAGAGGATGGAAAGTGGAAAGAAATTGATAACTCTTTAGTTGAATCAAAAGATGAGGAGTTTAAAGGAACACAAAAGCCTGAAGAAAAAGAAGTAATAGATGATAACACTTTAAAAGAATCATAGAAGGAAAAGATACAAGAAGAAAATAATAATAAAGATAAAATTTTAGAAGAAAAGGTAGATATAAAACAAGAAGAAAAGAAAGGTGAAAATAAGGATAATAAGAGCATTAATACAGTAGAACAAGATAAGGATTTAAAGCAAGAGGAGGATAATAAAAGTCAAGAGGAAATAAAGAATAATAAAAAAAATGAACGGGTTAAATCTAAAAGTTCAGAAAAAGATAATAAAATAGGTTTAAGGGCTAAAGAAGGGGTAGAACCTGAAATAATAGATGAGCATAATAATGTACTAGAAAATAAAGATAATGATTTTAAAGTTAGGATTGCTAAAAGAGCTAATGCTAAAAAAATAGTAAAGATTCAAAAAGGAAAATACGAAGTTTCTTGGGGCGTTTATAATGCAAGTGAATCTAAATACAATATAAAGCCTTTTAAGGAAAAAGAAATTGATAACGATATCGAAAAACAGGCAGAAGATACAGTAAATACAGAAGAAAAATTTAAAAGTGCAACTAATAAAGAGAAAGAAGAGATTAAAGAAGTCATAGTTGACAATGAGAAGAAAAAGACCTTAGAAAATTTAAATTCCATAGTTGAATTTAAGGATGTATATCCTAATGTAGATATGGAACTTGAAATTAAATCTGACTTTTTAAAGGAAAATATAATATTAAATAATCCTATAGAAAACCCAGAATTTAGGTACATACTATATACTAAAAACTTAAAAGTCAATATTAATGAAAATAAGGAAATTTTATTTTTTGATAATACCGATGGTAAAGAAGTTTTCACCATGGAAGTTCCTTATATGATAGATAATCAAGGGGAATTAAGCAAGGATATTGATGTACAGTGTATAGAAAAGGAAGATGGTGTACAAGAACTAGTTATAAAACCTAATAAGGAATGGTTAAATGCACCTAAAAGGGCATATCCAGTAAAGATAGATCCACCAGTGAGAAGCTCCTTAGATGTGAAAAAAATACAAGATGCTTTCGTTGCATCAGGACTTCCAACCCAAAACTATAGAGAAGCAGACCGCCTAGGAGTGGGGAATGGTAAATACTCTAAAACAACAAGAAGTTTTTTAAAGTTTGAGTTACCACAAATATCGTCTGCTGATATGATTATAGATGCAAAACTCTACTCATTGTTATTTTCAGATCAAAATAATAATACTCAAATAAATGTTCATAAGGTCTTAGGAAATTGGGATTCTAAAAGTATTACTTGGAATAGAAAACCTAACTTCAGTAGCAAGATAGAGGACTACGCAATTGTAAAAGGAAAAGTTGGATCAATATTTCATTGGGATATAACGGCTATAGCAAAGGAATGGTATAATTCCGGGAATAATTATGGGCTAATGCTTAAAAACAATAATGAAAGTAGTGGATATACAGAATTTTTATCCTCCGATATACACAAGGATTTTAAAGGTATAAGACCTCAAGTCGTATTTTATTATGTTAATAATTCGGGTTTAGAGGATTACTGGAGTTATCATTCTCAAGAAGTGGGTAGAGCAGGAACAGGACATGTTAATGATTATAATGGGAATTTAGTTTTTACCCATAATGATTTAAGTACCAATGGCAACTTAATGCCTGCATCTATTTCTCATGTATATAATAGTAATGAAAAAGATAAAAGTATAGGTTTTGGACTAGGCTGGAGACTTAATTATTACCAAACAATAGAACCTAAGATTATAGAAGGAAAACGATGGTATGAATATACCGATTCAGACGGTACAAAACACCATTTTAAATATGATGATAAAGAAAAAATTTATAAGGAAGATTCAGGATTAGACCTTAAATTTAAAATAAATTCTGATGGAAGTTATGAGATAAAGGATAAAGATGATAATACTTTAACATTTACTAAATGGGGTTATCTTTATATAGTTAAGGATAAGAATAATAATAAGTTAACAATTAACTATGGTGGTACCAAAGTAAGATCCATAACTGATGGAGCAGGAAAACAGATAAAATTCGATGTGCTATCTAATGGATATCTTGTAGGAATAACAGATCCAGCAGGACGAAGAACATCATTTACGTATAGTGGTATTAAATTAAGTAAAATTACATATCCAGATGGTAAGTATACATTATATGAATACAATAGTGATAATACATTAAAGCTTGTAACTAATTATGATGGCTATCAAATGCAGTATGAGTATTATGGAAGTAAACCTAATAGAGTAAAAAAGGTATTAGAAAAACATTCAAATGGAACCTTAGGTGGAGAATTATCTTTAGTTTATGGATTTAATCAAACCACCTTTAAAGATGTAAAGGGTAGAAGTCATATATATCAATTTAATAATCTTGGAAATACAGTTTCTGTTAAGGATACTGATGGGAGTGCTGAATATTACAAGTATTTTGACAAGGAAAATAATAAAAATAAACTAGAATTAGAATCAAAATTACAAAAAACCACTAAGAATTATTTAAAAAATCATAATATTGAACTTAATAATACAGAATGGACAAAAGACTCATGGACAGGATCAAGTGGATCAGCAGATGTAACATCAGAAGATAAATATTTAGGAAATAAAAGTTTAAAAATTAATAAAACTAATGATAAATCAAGGCAATTCTATAGTCAAAGTTTAAACTTGGAAAAAGGAAAGACATATACGCTATCGGCCTATGTTAAAAGCAAAAATATAAGTAATAAAAATTCAAAAGGAGCAGGCGTATTTGTAAATTATCAGAATAACAAAGGAAGTTGGGAAACCGTAGAGTCAAGATTTATTTCTGGAAGTAATGATTGGGATAGGTTGGAAGTTAAATTTACACTGCCAAAAGATTCAGCTTCAAATCAAGTTTTAGCTAGGGCTGGGATTA
The nucleotide sequence above comes from Hathewaya histolytica. Encoded proteins:
- a CDS encoding biotin--[acetyl-CoA-carboxylase] ligase codes for the protein MKEEILQLLKESKDEFISGEFISGEFISNQFGVSRASIWKYINAIKEDGYEIESVSRKGYRILSSPNILTYAEVSPYLKTKYIGRNIIHFHSIDSTNNKGKELASDGAKEGTVVISEIQTKGKGRLGRNWISPKGNIYISIILKPKIDPFHLSKTTLIGAAAVNTALKEMGIESKIKWPNDIILENKKLCGILTEMSAELNLLNYIVMGIGINVNMDKEDFEDELKDTATSLKALYKKNFNRKELLGRILNNFEKYYEEFINTNSIKDCIKICRENSILLGKEVEIIERDKKKRVKALDISNEGALIVEYKNGEIEEIISGEVSMRGLYGYV